From the Bacteroidota bacterium genome, one window contains:
- a CDS encoding cbb3-type cytochrome c oxidase subunit I: MSTHSHDHAVDSHAGHDHHDHEHHDSFWTKYVFSKDHKMISKQFLVTAIVMALLAMIMSLIFRLQLGWPNQKFAILETVLGHWGKDGKLDPNFYLALVTIHGTIMVFFVLTGGLSGTFSNLLIPLQVGARDMASGFLNMLSYWFFFASCAIMTASLFVQAGPASAGWTIYPPLSALPQAIPGSGLGMTLWLVSMVMFIASALLGGINYVVTILNLRTKGMSMTRLPLTIWAFLITAILGILSFPVLFAAALLLLFDRSFGTSFYLSDIFINGAPLAHSGGSPILFQHLFWFLGHPEVYIVLLPALGLASEVISTQSRKPIFGYKAMIGSMLVIAFLSFIVWGHHMFVTGMNPFLGSVFVFTTLLVAIPSAVKVFNYLATLWRANIVLSPAMLFAIGLVSFFISGGLTGIILGDSALDINIHDTYFVVAHFHIVMGSSAIFGMFAGVYHWFPRMFGRMMNKRAGYIHFWLTIVSVYGTFFPMHFIGLSGAPRRYYAYTAYEGFNAALDINALVSVFAILGGLAQLIFVVNFFYSMSRGKKAVQNPWGSNTLEWTAPVEHLHGNWPGEIPTVYRWPYDYGKPGADDDFIPQTVPYSATPKSNLPGEA, from the coding sequence ATGTCTACCCATTCCCACGATCACGCTGTGGATTCCCATGCGGGGCATGATCATCATGATCACGAACACCACGATTCATTCTGGACGAAGTACGTGTTCAGTAAGGATCACAAAATGATCTCAAAGCAGTTTCTGGTAACTGCCATTGTGATGGCATTGCTTGCGATGATTATGTCGCTCATTTTCCGTCTGCAATTGGGATGGCCGAACCAAAAATTTGCCATCCTTGAAACTGTACTCGGACATTGGGGCAAAGACGGCAAACTGGATCCGAATTTTTATCTCGCCCTGGTAACAATTCACGGAACCATCATGGTGTTCTTTGTACTGACAGGTGGATTGTCGGGTACTTTCAGTAACCTGCTGATTCCTCTCCAGGTTGGAGCGAGGGATATGGCATCGGGATTCCTGAATATGCTTTCCTATTGGTTCTTCTTCGCTTCTTGCGCGATCATGACAGCTTCTTTATTTGTTCAGGCAGGACCTGCATCCGCCGGTTGGACAATCTATCCTCCATTATCCGCATTGCCTCAGGCGATTCCGGGATCGGGTCTTGGTATGACTTTGTGGCTTGTGAGTATGGTGATGTTCATTGCATCAGCGCTTTTGGGTGGTATCAACTATGTGGTTACCATCCTGAATCTGCGTACAAAAGGAATGAGCATGACCCGTCTTCCATTGACGATCTGGGCCTTCCTTATTACTGCCATCCTTGGTATCCTTTCCTTCCCGGTTCTTTTTGCAGCTGCTTTGTTGTTGTTGTTTGACCGCAGTTTTGGAACAAGTTTTTACCTCAGCGATATCTTCATCAACGGCGCTCCGCTGGCACATTCCGGTGGTAGCCCGATTCTCTTCCAGCACTTGTTCTGGTTCCTTGGTCACCCGGAAGTATACATCGTACTTCTTCCTGCACTTGGATTGGCATCGGAAGTAATCTCTACGCAAAGCCGTAAACCTATCTTCGGTTACAAAGCCATGATCGGTTCTATGCTTGTGATTGCGTTCCTTTCCTTTATCGTTTGGGGTCACCACATGTTTGTAACAGGTATGAATCCATTCCTTGGTTCAGTATTCGTGTTTACAACCTTGCTGGTCGCGATTCCTTCCGCGGTGAAAGTGTTTAATTACCTGGCTACACTCTGGCGCGCGAACATCGTGCTTTCGCCAGCGATGTTGTTTGCCATTGGACTGGTTTCGTTCTTTATCTCCGGCGGATTGACAGGGATCATCCTCGGTGATTCCGCTTTGGATATTAATATACACGATACCTATTTCGTTGTAGCTCACTTCCACATTGTAATGGGAAGTTCAGCGATCTTTGGAATGTTTGCCGGTGTCTATCACTGGTTCCCGAGAATGTTTGGTCGGATGATGAACAAGAGAGCAGGTTACATTCACTTCTGGCTCACCATTGTGAGTGTGTATGGAACCTTCTTCCCAATGCACTTTATTGGTTTGTCAGGCGCTCCACGTCGTTATTATGCTTACACAGCTTATGAAGGATTTAATGCAGCTCTCGATATCAATGCGCTGGTAAGTGTATTTGCAATCCTTGGCGGATTGGCTCAATTGATTTTTGTAGTGAATTTCTTCTACAGCATGAGCAGAGGTAAGAAAGCTGTTCAGAATCCATGGGGTTCAAACACTCTTGAATGGACCGCTCCTGTAGAACACCTCCATGGCAACTGGCCCGGTGAAATTCCTACAGTTTACCGCTGGCCATATGATTACGGCAAGCCGGGAGCTGATGATGATTTCATTCCTCAGACTGTTCCGTATTCAGCGACTCCAAAATCAAATTTACCAGGGGAAGCATAA
- a CDS encoding T9SS type A sorting domain-containing protein, with translation MNTNRSIFVVFVLLCTQIFVASPCYSAEGKIKITVLEEGTNEPVPFASISRIEGNKITPISVTDINGECYLEGLVKNSKLKISCVGYTSTEVKVNKNKGQLDIHLNIGILLHEISIRCFETTMHAYAIRCGYTNCTLHPVATRGDSAKVDSIIKKQIEPENENLTVYPNPAVSNVYLRSNVLKYSLEIFDTSGKLILSIVEFSDNNTLNLEDLKPGTYIARITSGKNMKTARFVKN, from the coding sequence ATGAATACTAATCGGAGTATTTTCGTAGTGTTTGTTTTGCTTTGCACGCAAATTTTCGTTGCATCGCCATGTTATTCTGCAGAAGGAAAAATAAAAATCACTGTTCTCGAAGAGGGCACCAACGAGCCCGTCCCATTTGCTTCAATCAGTCGAATTGAAGGAAATAAAATAACTCCGATTTCAGTTACAGATATAAATGGAGAATGTTATCTTGAAGGGTTAGTTAAAAATTCGAAACTGAAAATTTCATGTGTAGGCTATACTTCCACTGAAGTTAAAGTCAATAAAAACAAAGGTCAGCTTGATATTCATCTTAATATCGGAATTCTCCTGCACGAAATATCGATCCGTTGTTTCGAAACAACAATGCATGCATATGCAATCCGATGTGGTTATACTAACTGTACTCTTCACCCGGTGGCTACCCGCGGGGATAGCGCTAAGGTTGACTCTATAATTAAGAAACAGATTGAACCGGAGAATGAGAATTTGACAGTGTACCCAAACCCTGCCGTCAGCAACGTTTATCTCCGTTCGAATGTCTTGAAATATTCACTTGAAATATTTGACACATCCGGTAAATTAATTTTAAGTATTGTAGAATTCAGCGATAACAACACACTCAATCTTGAAGACCTGAAACCCGGCACCTATATTGCCAGGATAACCTCCGGAAAAAATATGAAAACTGCGCGCTTCGTAAAGAATTAA
- the hemB gene encoding porphobilinogen synthase, whose protein sequence is MLHRPRRMRRDAIVREMVAETRLSKDMFIYPYFVTKGKKVNQPIEAMPGISRFSADTLMQDVEKGLKMGVNKVLLFGVGEDKAEDAHSAYDDHSIVADAVRLLKKNFADDLYVITDVCLCAYTTHGHCGILEHDYVQNDPTLDILAKMALKHAEAGADMVAPSDMMDGRVLAIRQMLDQHHFENTALMSYATKFASAYYGPFREAADSAPGKGDRKSYQMDYRNAREAVREAKIDETEGADIVMVKPALAYLDIIRAVRRNTTLPVACYNVSAEYTMVKTAAKMGFIDEQRIVMENMYAFARAGAGIIISYHTHDILGQKWL, encoded by the coding sequence ATGTTACACAGACCCAGAAGAATGCGACGCGACGCTATCGTTCGCGAAATGGTAGCGGAGACAAGACTCTCCAAGGACATGTTTATTTATCCTTATTTTGTTACTAAGGGAAAGAAAGTAAATCAACCGATAGAAGCCATGCCGGGCATCAGCCGTTTTTCGGCGGATACTTTGATGCAGGATGTGGAAAAAGGACTTAAGATGGGAGTCAATAAAGTGTTGTTGTTCGGGGTTGGGGAAGACAAGGCGGAGGATGCACATTCAGCTTATGACGATCACAGTATTGTCGCTGATGCGGTGCGTCTGCTGAAGAAGAACTTCGCGGATGATTTGTATGTGATTACCGATGTTTGTCTGTGCGCTTATACCACCCATGGCCATTGTGGCATTCTGGAGCATGATTATGTACAGAACGACCCGACTCTGGATATACTCGCCAAGATGGCTTTAAAACACGCCGAAGCCGGTGCCGATATGGTGGCTCCGAGTGATATGATGGATGGAAGGGTTCTCGCGATACGCCAGATGCTGGACCAGCATCATTTTGAAAATACCGCTTTGATGTCGTATGCAACCAAATTTGCATCCGCTTATTACGGGCCTTTCAGGGAAGCTGCGGATTCGGCACCCGGAAAAGGTGACCGGAAATCCTATCAGATGGACTATAGAAATGCCCGTGAAGCAGTTCGTGAAGCCAAAATTGATGAGACAGAAGGCGCTGATATTGTGATGGTAAAGCCTGCTTTGGCCTATCTGGATATTATCCGGGCTGTCCGCAGGAACACTACTTTGCCGGTTGCCTGCTACAATGTTTCAGCGGAATATACCATGGTCAAAACAGCCGCAAAAATGGGCTTTATCGATGAACAACGTATTGTGATGGAAAATATGTATGCTTTCGCCCGTGCAGGTGCCGGCATTATTATCAGCTATCACACACATGATATTTTGGGGCAAAAGTGGCTTTAA
- a CDS encoding aldo/keto reductase — MEYRKLGNSGLQVSALSLGSWLTFGKLISDEIAEELMITAYDAGINFFDNAEIYARGKSEIVMGKILKKQNWDRSSYLVSSKVFFGLGEAKPNQRGLSRKHIVEGCHGALKRLQVDYLDLFFCHRPDKNTPIEETVWAMHNLILQGKILYWGTSEWNASEIMEAHLVARQNHLIAPLMEQPQYNMFTREKMEKEYLHLFKHHGLGTTIWSPLASGVLSGKYLDGFPEGTRLGAEGLEWLKDRWVREDLLSKTKKLKTIADNLKTTLPKLSLAWCLKNPNVSTVILGASKVYQLQENLGAIDLLPQLDAAVMLSIDDILSNKPVQPEF; from the coding sequence ATGGAATACAGAAAACTTGGAAATTCAGGATTACAGGTGAGCGCATTATCACTTGGGAGCTGGCTGACATTTGGAAAATTGATTTCCGACGAAATCGCGGAAGAACTCATGATTACAGCTTACGATGCAGGGATCAACTTCTTTGACAATGCAGAAATCTACGCCCGTGGCAAATCGGAAATTGTCATGGGGAAAATTCTCAAAAAACAAAACTGGGATCGCAGTTCCTACCTTGTCTCAAGTAAGGTTTTTTTCGGTCTGGGTGAAGCGAAACCAAACCAGCGCGGATTGTCCAGGAAACACATCGTAGAAGGTTGTCATGGCGCTTTAAAACGGCTTCAAGTGGATTACCTCGACTTGTTCTTTTGTCATCGCCCGGATAAAAACACTCCGATCGAAGAAACGGTCTGGGCTATGCACAATTTAATTTTACAGGGAAAAATTCTTTACTGGGGGACATCTGAATGGAATGCTTCTGAAATCATGGAAGCTCATCTTGTTGCCAGACAAAATCACCTGATTGCTCCTCTCATGGAACAACCACAATACAACATGTTTACCCGTGAAAAAATGGAAAAAGAATATCTCCATTTATTCAAACATCATGGCCTTGGAACCACCATCTGGTCTCCCCTGGCTTCCGGAGTACTGTCAGGAAAATATCTTGATGGATTTCCGGAAGGAACACGATTGGGCGCTGAAGGACTAGAATGGCTGAAAGACCGTTGGGTGCGAGAAGATCTGTTATCCAAAACAAAAAAACTAAAAACAATTGCAGATAACCTGAAAACAACCCTCCCGAAATTGTCACTCGCCTGGTGTCTGAAAAACCCGAATGTAAGCACCGTGATTCTTGGGGCATCAAAAGTGTATCAACTGCAGGAGAACCTTGGAGCAATTGATTTACTCCCTCAATTGGATGCTGCTGTGATGCTGTCGATAGATGATATACTGAGCAATAAACCCGTTCAGCCGGAGTTCTGA
- a CDS encoding T9SS type A sorting domain-containing protein, which produces MKRTLNFFIGVMTTLLMSFQANASHIMGGDVSYSWLGGNDYQFELTLYRDCSGIPAPANFFLYMSSQSCGLSDTLTLTQVNGTGQEITPICPGVQSTCNGGTAMGVQKYVYQATTTLAGNCSDWVFYSTDCCRNASITNILTPGSYGIYISATLDNLNFPFNNSPSFGNDPIVFLTTGSTHTINNGAFDLDGDSLAISLTSALDMTGYSVNYASGFSPTNPIMSSPAMVTNPFNGDITVTPTQMGVDVVVYKVDEYRNGQLISSVSRDIQVIINNSTNQLPSISGINGSGSFVTSVCAGNTLQFTVQSNDADAGDSTFINVQSPGNLNPTILSFGGQQDSVSITLPTDTSMISAQPYIFYITVIDNACPYKGQQQYAIEVYINACSQDVWPGDANSDLTCDLYDLLPIGVAYGASGPVRSGASTTWVAQPSTDWGQTLASSVDYKHVDCNGDGIIDANDTTAIGLNYGQTHPLRLAPMPSIDAVNNIYLIASRDSAGPSDTFAVQTVLGSSMNPVSAIYGIAFRVEFSPTVVDSTASSLQFINSSLGTPGTDLLTFVRPNWAAGFIDAVAVRTDHSNVSSDSTISLFDVVIIDNVSARMTCNFRLSKVRGIMNDGTIQNFVPIDDSVNIASSTTGIAGVDAASNFFAFPNPARDIVTLYSKAEINAVSILDLTGKQMMKIRNYTSGTSIDVSSLPQGCYILRTENNSGLHQKLLNITR; this is translated from the coding sequence ATGAAAAGGACTCTCAATTTCTTCATAGGAGTAATGACCACACTCCTGATGTCATTCCAGGCAAATGCTTCCCACATCATGGGAGGAGATGTCAGTTATAGCTGGCTCGGAGGAAATGACTATCAATTTGAACTTACTCTATACAGAGATTGCTCAGGCATTCCCGCCCCGGCAAACTTTTTCCTGTATATGTCTTCCCAATCCTGCGGCTTAAGTGATACCCTTACCTTGACACAAGTAAATGGAACTGGTCAGGAAATCACTCCTATTTGCCCGGGAGTTCAAAGTACCTGCAATGGGGGTACTGCAATGGGAGTTCAGAAATATGTATATCAGGCAACAACAACCCTGGCAGGGAATTGCAGCGACTGGGTATTCTATAGTACAGATTGCTGCCGGAATGCTTCCATTACAAATATCCTGACTCCGGGATCTTACGGAATCTATATTTCCGCGACACTCGACAATTTGAATTTCCCTTTTAACAACTCTCCTTCTTTTGGAAATGATCCGATCGTCTTCCTGACAACCGGAAGCACTCATACTATCAACAATGGTGCTTTTGATCTGGATGGAGATTCCCTGGCTATCTCTCTTACTTCTGCATTGGATATGACCGGCTACTCTGTAAACTATGCATCCGGTTTTAGTCCAACCAATCCTATCATGTCTTCTCCCGCAATGGTGACGAACCCATTTAATGGGGATATTACCGTAACACCAACACAAATGGGAGTGGATGTTGTGGTTTACAAAGTGGACGAATACAGAAACGGACAATTGATCAGTTCGGTATCCAGAGATATTCAGGTTATTATTAATAACTCAACAAATCAGCTTCCTTCAATTAGCGGAATCAATGGCAGCGGATCATTCGTCACCAGTGTTTGTGCCGGAAATACTCTTCAGTTCACCGTCCAAAGCAATGACGCGGATGCAGGCGACAGCACATTTATCAATGTTCAGTCACCTGGAAATTTAAACCCAACTATCTTGTCTTTCGGCGGGCAACAAGACTCTGTTAGTATCACCCTTCCTACTGACACGAGCATGATCAGTGCTCAACCGTATATCTTTTATATTACTGTAATTGACAATGCCTGTCCATATAAAGGACAACAACAATACGCCATCGAAGTTTACATCAATGCCTGCAGTCAGGATGTTTGGCCGGGCGATGCAAACTCAGATCTCACATGCGACCTGTACGACCTTCTTCCAATAGGCGTAGCCTACGGCGCAAGCGGCCCTGTTCGTTCAGGCGCATCCACTACATGGGTGGCTCAGCCATCCACAGACTGGGGACAAACTTTAGCAAGCAGCGTGGACTACAAACACGTGGATTGCAATGGTGATGGAATAATTGACGCTAATGACACAACGGCAATCGGTTTAAATTACGGCCAGACGCACCCCCTGCGTCTGGCACCGATGCCGTCTATCGATGCAGTCAACAACATTTATCTCATCGCCAGCAGAGATTCTGCAGGACCAAGTGACACCTTCGCGGTGCAGACTGTTCTCGGAAGCAGCATGAATCCGGTAAGCGCAATCTATGGAATCGCATTCCGTGTGGAATTCAGTCCGACAGTTGTTGACTCTACCGCATCTTCATTACAGTTCATCAACTCTTCTCTTGGCACGCCCGGAACTGACCTGCTCACATTTGTAAGACCAAACTGGGCGGCAGGGTTCATCGACGCGGTAGCGGTTCGTACCGACCACTCCAATGTCTCATCAGATTCCACGATCTCCCTTTTTGATGTAGTGATCATCGACAACGTTTCCGCGCGAATGACCTGCAATTTCCGACTTAGCAAAGTTCGTGGTATCATGAATGACGGTACCATCCAGAATTTTGTACCAATTGACGACTCCGTAAATATCGCGAGCAGCACTACCGGAATCGCAGGAGTGGACGCAGCTTCCAACTTCTTTGCTTTCCCAAATCCGGCGCGTGACATTGTTACTCTTTATTCGAAAGCTGAAATAAATGCTGTTTCAATTCTTGATCTCACAGGCAAACAAATGATGAAGATCAGAAATTACACTTCCGGTACTTCTATTGATGTAAGTTCTTTACCGCAGGGTTGCTACATTCTCCGTACAGAAAACAACTCAGGGCTTCATCAAAAACTTTTGAATATCACGAGATAG
- the hemC gene encoding hydroxymethylbilane synthase: MRSPLIIGTRGSDLALWQAHFVKSLLEGIGLPSEIKIIKTQGDLIQHLSFDKLEGKGFFTKEIEAALLSGETDIAVHSHKDLPTESPAELMIAAVSDREDPSELLLIRKEAVDPSKKFSLKNGAEVGTSSARRKSQLLAFRPDIQLKELRGNVPTRINKLREKSYDAILIAAAGVERLEIDLSDFHVEKLDPKEFIPAPAQGVLAIQIRASDTDLYKALQSMNHVAVANTIGIERKVLNLFQGGCQMPVGVYAEYDEDQELYKVRASKAAAWDTLPVSVYMESASPEGMAERIVEKIGQVKPCRVFITRDLRPDNYLQNVLPGLGFKLEGRALIETVAVPFQNVPDCDWIFFSSKQAVKFFFRQKPNLNGQKFACVGKATSEELRKYGQRADFIGSSTDTKMTGKQFAAKVGSGKVLFPQAKGSMRSIQQQFVKAEQVIDLIVYETIKKNDGQMPEADMIVFTSPSNVEAWFERFRVESNHKVIAMGDATANALRQFGVMKLTKPDAFDDSGIVRSVFGMSGKDI; this comes from the coding sequence ATGCGTAGTCCTTTAATCATTGGAACCCGCGGGAGCGATCTTGCATTGTGGCAGGCACATTTTGTTAAAAGTTTATTGGAAGGTATAGGTCTCCCCAGTGAAATAAAAATCATCAAAACTCAAGGCGATCTGATCCAACATTTGTCATTCGACAAACTCGAAGGCAAAGGATTTTTTACAAAAGAAATCGAAGCGGCCTTGTTGAGCGGTGAAACAGATATTGCCGTTCATTCGCACAAAGATTTACCTACTGAATCTCCTGCAGAGCTGATGATCGCGGCAGTATCCGACCGTGAAGATCCATCCGAGCTGTTGCTGATCCGTAAGGAAGCAGTAGATCCTTCAAAAAAATTCTCCCTGAAAAATGGAGCGGAAGTTGGTACATCCTCTGCAAGACGTAAATCGCAGTTGCTGGCTTTTCGTCCGGATATTCAACTGAAAGAACTTCGAGGGAATGTACCCACACGGATCAACAAATTGCGTGAGAAAAGTTATGATGCTATTCTCATCGCGGCTGCAGGAGTGGAGCGTTTGGAAATTGATCTGAGTGATTTTCATGTAGAGAAACTGGATCCAAAGGAATTTATTCCGGCGCCTGCACAAGGTGTTCTTGCAATACAAATCCGTGCCTCCGATACTGATTTATACAAAGCCCTTCAGTCGATGAATCATGTGGCTGTTGCCAATACCATCGGCATCGAGCGTAAAGTGCTGAACCTGTTTCAGGGTGGATGTCAGATGCCTGTTGGTGTTTACGCTGAGTACGATGAGGATCAGGAATTGTATAAAGTGAGAGCCAGCAAAGCGGCAGCCTGGGATACACTTCCTGTTTCTGTATATATGGAGTCAGCTTCTCCCGAAGGAATGGCGGAACGTATCGTCGAAAAAATCGGACAGGTAAAACCTTGTCGGGTGTTTATTACTCGTGACCTACGTCCTGATAATTATTTGCAAAATGTTTTGCCAGGTTTGGGATTCAAGCTGGAAGGAAGAGCTTTGATTGAAACAGTAGCCGTACCGTTTCAGAATGTTCCTGATTGTGACTGGATCTTTTTCAGCAGTAAGCAAGCTGTGAAATTTTTCTTCCGTCAGAAACCGAATTTGAATGGACAAAAATTCGCTTGCGTTGGCAAGGCCACTTCAGAGGAATTGAGAAAGTATGGTCAGCGTGCCGACTTCATCGGTTCATCTACAGATACAAAAATGACAGGGAAACAATTCGCGGCAAAAGTTGGTTCCGGCAAGGTGTTGTTTCCACAGGCAAAAGGAAGCATGCGTTCTATCCAGCAACAATTCGTGAAAGCTGAACAGGTAATTGATCTTATCGTGTATGAAACCATCAAGAAAAACGATGGACAGATGCCGGAGGCTGACATGATTGTATTTACTTCTCCTTCCAATGTAGAAGCGTGGTTCGAACGTTTTCGTGTTGAATCCAATCATAAAGTAATTGCCATGGGTGACGCCACAGCGAACGCTTTGCGTCAGTTTGGAGTCATGAAATTGACCAAACCTGATGCATTTGATGATTCAGGAATTGTACGGTCGGTGTTTGGAATGAGTGGTAAGGATATTTGA
- a CDS encoding DUF1003 domain-containing protein: MAKNKNWHQEHVEALGFGQRLADKVANGMGSWKFIIIQTILVILWMTLNMIGFVYHWDVYPFILLNLLFSTQAAYAAPIIMMSQNRQNERDRVQAQADYQTNLDAKLEIEALQKQLNTIELEKLDKIIVMLQELRKNQGN; this comes from the coding sequence ATGGCAAAAAATAAAAATTGGCATCAGGAACATGTGGAAGCTTTGGGGTTTGGACAAAGGCTGGCGGATAAGGTTGCGAATGGAATGGGGTCATGGAAGTTTATTATTATTCAAACCATCCTGGTCATTCTCTGGATGACCCTAAACATGATCGGTTTTGTGTATCACTGGGATGTGTATCCTTTCATTCTCCTGAATTTGCTTTTCTCCACACAGGCAGCGTATGCAGCGCCTATCATCATGATGTCCCAGAACCGGCAGAATGAAAGAGATCGTGTACAGGCTCAGGCGGATTACCAGACAAATCTGGATGCAAAACTGGAAATAGAAGCTTTGCAAAAGCAATTAAATACAATAGAACTTGAAAAGCTTGACAAAATTATTGTTATGCTTCAGGAGTTAAGGAAAAATCAGGGTAATTAA
- the hemA gene encoding glutamyl-tRNA reductase, with protein MTEKNSWLRPLQPEKHEIPLHLLKTIAFTHRHTPIKELNRFFLHEENRKERLAFLKFSTDISEILYVATCNRIEFIFTSHLDCDQKYLRRFFRNFRVDWTNEEIEFAVEHAQVYEGEEALRHIYRVASSLDSLVVGEREIITQVRKSYDTCNAEGLTGDLLRLVVKSTITTAKKVYTETKIANNPVSVVSLAERKLREHNLPKDARFLIVGAGETNTNLLKYLVKQGFKDFAIFNRTLKNAEVLARQTGTVEIAATAHTLTELSTYNRGFDVLITCTGSATPVITPSIYESLLQGDTNQKILIDLAVPADVHPDVADNFSISLIDISQLRAVADKNMEERQSEFMSAEEIIDENIHEFRHLHRTRSLELKMKEVPEKIREIKDRALNDIFAKEIEGMDEKSRELLSKVLDYMEKKCISVPMVLAKEIILETSN; from the coding sequence ATGACAGAAAAAAATTCATGGTTAAGACCTTTGCAGCCGGAAAAACACGAGATCCCATTGCATCTGTTAAAAACTATAGCTTTTACCCATCGCCACACTCCTATAAAGGAACTCAACAGGTTCTTTTTGCATGAGGAGAATCGTAAAGAGCGACTGGCTTTTCTTAAGTTTTCTACAGATATCAGCGAGATTTTATATGTGGCTACTTGTAACCGCATAGAATTTATTTTTACCAGTCACCTTGATTGTGATCAAAAATATCTCAGAAGATTTTTTAGAAATTTCAGAGTTGACTGGACCAATGAAGAGATTGAGTTTGCTGTAGAACATGCACAGGTATATGAAGGCGAAGAAGCGTTACGTCATATTTATCGTGTAGCTTCATCACTTGATTCACTGGTTGTTGGAGAACGTGAAATCATTACACAGGTTCGGAAATCATACGATACCTGCAACGCGGAAGGACTTACCGGTGATTTGTTGCGACTTGTTGTCAAAAGCACAATCACAACCGCAAAGAAAGTATATACTGAAACAAAAATTGCCAATAACCCGGTTTCTGTTGTATCTCTTGCAGAGCGTAAGTTACGTGAACATAATCTTCCCAAAGACGCTCGATTCCTCATCGTCGGAGCCGGTGAAACCAATACGAATCTTCTTAAATACCTTGTTAAACAAGGCTTCAAAGATTTCGCGATCTTTAACAGAACATTAAAAAATGCCGAAGTATTAGCACGTCAAACCGGCACTGTTGAGATCGCTGCAACGGCACACACGCTCACCGAACTGAGCACCTACAATCGTGGGTTTGATGTGCTGATCACCTGCACAGGTTCTGCGACACCTGTGATTACCCCTTCTATTTATGAATCCCTTTTGCAAGGAGATACTAACCAAAAAATTCTGATTGATCTGGCTGTGCCTGCTGATGTACATCCGGATGTTGCCGATAATTTTTCCATATCACTAATAGACATCAGCCAGCTACGTGCTGTCGCTGATAAGAATATGGAAGAACGCCAGTCTGAGTTCATGTCGGCCGAGGAAATCATTGATGAGAACATCCATGAATTCCGTCATCTTCACCGTACTCGTTCCCTGGAACTGAAAATGAAAGAGGTGCCTGAAAAGATCCGTGAAATAAAGGATCGGGCATTGAATGATATTTTCGCCAAGGAGATCGAAGGGATGGATGAAAAGTCAAGAGAGTTATTAAGTAAAGTGCTGGATTACATGGAGAAAAAGTGCATCAGTGTCCCCATGGTCCTGGCGAAGGAGATTATCCTTGAAACATCCAATTGA